In Benincasa hispida cultivar B227 unplaced genomic scaffold, ASM972705v1 Contig1083, whole genome shotgun sequence, a single genomic region encodes these proteins:
- the LOC120068812 gene encoding uncharacterized protein LOC120068812, with amino-acid sequence MSTSIGRLLASEKLNGDNYGTWKSNLNTILVIDDLRFVLTEECPPVPAQNANRTVWVVHDRWTKAKEKAKVYILVSISDILSKKHEKMVTAKEIMNSLQALFGQPSSSAMHDAIKWVYNCRMKEGPNVREHVLDMMVHFNITEVNRAVMNEKSQVGFIMESLPKSFFQFRINAMMNKIDYNLTTILNELQIYQFLLKNKGSEAEANVATTSKRRFQKRFASGNKSVPKNK; translated from the coding sequence ATGAGTACATCTATAGGTCGACTATTAGCTTCCGAGAAACTTAACGGTGATAACTATGGAACTTGGAAATCTAATTTAAACACTATACTAGTTATCGACGATCTGAGgtttgttttaacagaggaatgtcctccagttccTGCTCAGAATGCGAACCGAACTGTTTGGGTCGTTCATGACAGATGGACTAAGGCTAAAGAAAAAGCCAAAGTCTATATTTTGGTAAGTATATCAGATATACTATCCAAAAAGCATGAAAAAATGGTCACCGCTAAGGAGATCATGAACTCACTGCAAGCcctgtttggacaaccatcctcCTCGGCTatgcatgatgctatcaaatggGTTTACAATTGCCGGATGAAAGAAGGACCGAATGTTAGGGAACATgttctggacatgatggtccacttcaacatcACGGAAGTAAACAGGGCTGTCATGAACGAGAAGAGCCAAGTAGGGTTCATCATggagtctcttccgaagagctttTTCCAGTTCAGAATTAATGCCATGATGAACAAAATAGATTATAATCTTACCACTATTCTCAATGAGTTACAGATTTACcagtttttattgaaaaataaaggttCTGAGgcagaggcaaatgttgctacTACCTCAAAGAGGAGATTTCAAAAGAGATTTGCCTCTGGAAATAAATCTGTCCCAAAGAATAAAG